The following proteins come from a genomic window of Bartonella apihabitans:
- a CDS encoding DUF882 domain-containing protein, with protein MITIKPNSGGPEARRSNNRSLVIAPNGGITRQVLRMVVDGLRKSFWTFRSLSLAFVAMGTALSFMLAPVSAKAETRSLKLYYVHTGEKAEIVFKRDGKYDQAGLKRLNVFLRDWRRNEPTNMDPRLFDLIWSVYRTSGSREYINVVSAYRSPATNNMLRSRSPDSGVAKNSQHTLGHAMDFYLPDVNLAKLRAIGLKQQVGGVGYYPRSGSPFVHMDVGNVRHWPRMSRSELMALFPDGKTMYIPSDGKPLSGYNEAKAEWLARRGAPVVYASASPAPQKRGFFSSLFGHKNSQEQSTEQPVRVQPSAPVVAEEPKTTTVVSLPKKDAPLPESSPLRGKGMKPTDEEEEKTNEAPVMAYANVPVPTFKPDEDEDNETPVKLASVPLPESRPLRQDEADKVALAIANNGGETGKLADKVPGDDLTALIEANEIIAVPDDDYEEDDDYADADDAQSPDKSTVAALDTNKSAEAPKTAPKVDRPDEEDVKNIISENENRAPASLTNSDMLAPDEELRKVPNVVFVSGLEKKQEVSRVAELRGRAIDFHAVARINDTY; from the coding sequence TTGATAACTATAAAGCCTAATTCAGGTGGCCCTGAGGCGAGACGATCAAACAATAGAAGTTTGGTTATTGCGCCAAATGGCGGGATAACAAGACAGGTTTTACGAATGGTGGTTGACGGATTGAGAAAATCATTTTGGACATTTCGTAGTTTGTCATTGGCCTTTGTGGCAATGGGCACAGCTCTGTCCTTCATGTTAGCACCTGTATCGGCGAAAGCCGAGACGAGGTCTTTGAAGCTCTATTACGTCCATACCGGTGAAAAAGCCGAAATTGTTTTCAAACGCGATGGCAAATATGATCAGGCCGGTTTGAAGCGGCTGAACGTGTTCTTGCGTGATTGGCGGCGTAATGAACCGACCAATATGGATCCACGTTTGTTTGATCTCATCTGGTCTGTCTATCGCACCAGCGGATCGCGCGAATATATTAATGTTGTTTCCGCCTATCGCTCTCCCGCTACGAACAATATGTTGCGTTCTCGTTCGCCGGATAGTGGTGTTGCCAAAAACAGCCAACACACTCTTGGCCATGCCATGGACTTCTATCTACCGGATGTCAATCTCGCCAAATTGCGTGCTATCGGATTAAAGCAGCAGGTTGGTGGTGTTGGCTATTATCCGCGTTCAGGTTCGCCTTTCGTCCACATGGATGTGGGCAATGTGCGCCATTGGCCGCGTATGAGCCGCAGCGAATTGATGGCATTATTTCCTGATGGCAAGACAATGTATATACCAAGCGACGGCAAACCGCTTTCCGGATATAATGAGGCAAAAGCCGAGTGGCTCGCCCGTCGTGGAGCGCCGGTTGTCTATGCCAGTGCATCACCCGCTCCTCAAAAACGTGGTTTTTTCAGCAGCCTTTTCGGGCATAAAAACTCGCAAGAACAATCAACCGAACAACCTGTGCGTGTTCAACCGAGTGCTCCGGTCGTAGCCGAAGAGCCAAAGACAACCACAGTCGTTTCATTACCCAAAAAGGACGCACCGCTTCCCGAATCTTCGCCTTTGCGTGGCAAGGGCATGAAACCGACAGACGAAGAAGAGGAAAAGACCAACGAAGCACCGGTTATGGCTTATGCTAATGTACCGGTACCGACCTTCAAACCGGATGAAGATGAAGATAATGAGACACCGGTCAAATTGGCGTCGGTTCCTTTGCCGGAATCAAGACCTTTGCGGCAGGATGAGGCTGACAAAGTTGCTCTTGCTATTGCCAATAATGGGGGTGAGACCGGAAAGTTGGCTGATAAGGTTCCGGGCGACGATTTGACGGCATTGATCGAAGCAAACGAAATCATCGCTGTTCCGGATGACGATTATGAAGAAGACGATGATTATGCCGATGCAGATGATGCCCAATCTCCCGACAAGTCAACCGTTGCAGCACTTGATACAAATAAATCTGCAGAAGCACCGAAAACCGCTCCAAAAGTCGACCGTCCTGATGAAGAAGACGTGAAAAACATTATTTCGGAAAACGAAAATAGAGCACCGGCTTCTTTAACAAATTCGGATATGCTCGCTCCTGACGAGGAATTGCGCAAAGTGCCGAATGTGGTCTTTGTTTCCGGTCTGGAGAAAAAGCAGGAAGTTTCGCGGGTTGCAGAACTCAGAGGTCGTGCGATCGACTTCCACGCTGTAGCACGTATCAACGACACATATTGA
- a CDS encoding sigma-54 dependent transcriptional regulator, giving the protein MMGPILVAAEDYGKRANTSSILRALGYRVIEAENGLRTLDLLRKRRNISFALVDLMMSDLGGTDLISTIRVTGFAAPLVVMSDVENEELLQKSLKAGAVDYLVYPITSLRLSVTLGNLSINNTYEREVHYIRRQQENHLRFSDLYANSEAMKEPFERAKQAALSTKNLLIEGEKGTGRETLARVIHHESPYATGKFVRIQCVPISDPLQDAKKWETKILPHINAIDHGTICLCEIDRLEINQQKRWVEFLKKRKEAEKGEEPKFRLTTISTSRLQGLVEDGLFLKEFYDLLRECHVIIPPLRERRDDFADIAQRAIEHIVVESGQPHVHGVAGSALSLLLQHDWPGNVGELENVLFRAVLLSQGPLLTIRDFPQLTGNQLADFRSNAPVEIAEKNDRYSVHLIDDNGQVRAYNELEREIIERTVNHYRGRMSEAARRLGIGRSTLYRKLDEYHAESRKETETLRRAS; this is encoded by the coding sequence ATGATGGGTCCTATACTAGTAGCAGCCGAAGACTATGGTAAACGAGCCAACACTTCTTCCATTCTTCGTGCTCTCGGATATCGTGTAATTGAAGCAGAAAATGGATTACGCACACTCGATTTGTTGCGTAAACGCCGTAATATTTCATTTGCATTGGTAGATTTGATGATGAGTGACCTTGGCGGAACCGATCTCATTTCAACAATCCGCGTTACCGGATTTGCCGCCCCACTCGTTGTCATGTCCGATGTTGAAAATGAGGAACTCCTTCAGAAAAGTCTGAAGGCGGGTGCAGTTGATTACCTCGTTTATCCGATTACATCACTAAGATTGAGTGTGACACTGGGCAATCTGTCTATCAACAATACCTATGAGCGTGAAGTCCATTACATTCGTCGCCAGCAGGAAAACCACTTGCGGTTCTCCGACCTTTACGCAAATAGTGAAGCAATGAAAGAGCCTTTCGAACGGGCAAAACAAGCTGCTTTATCGACTAAAAATCTTCTCATTGAAGGAGAAAAAGGAACTGGTAGAGAGACACTTGCCCGCGTTATCCACCACGAAAGCCCTTACGCAACAGGTAAATTTGTCCGTATCCAATGTGTGCCGATTTCTGATCCGCTGCAGGACGCGAAAAAGTGGGAAACAAAGATTCTGCCGCATATCAATGCGATTGACCATGGAACAATTTGTCTTTGCGAGATTGATCGTCTTGAAATTAATCAGCAGAAACGCTGGGTCGAGTTTCTCAAGAAACGTAAAGAAGCCGAAAAAGGCGAAGAGCCCAAGTTCCGTTTGACAACTATTTCAACTTCACGGCTTCAGGGGCTTGTCGAAGACGGTCTTTTTTTGAAAGAATTCTATGATCTGTTGAGAGAATGCCACGTAATTATTCCCCCGCTTCGCGAACGGCGTGACGATTTTGCCGATATTGCGCAGCGTGCCATTGAACATATTGTTGTTGAAAGTGGACAACCGCATGTACATGGTGTGGCAGGTTCGGCACTTTCGCTTTTATTGCAGCATGATTGGCCGGGAAATGTCGGTGAACTGGAAAATGTGCTTTTTCGTGCCGTATTGCTGAGCCAAGGGCCACTTTTGACAATTCGTGACTTCCCGCAATTAACCGGAAATCAACTTGCCGATTTCAGAAGCAATGCACCGGTTGAAATAGCAGAAAAAAATGATCGTTATTCCGTTCATCTTATTGACGATAACGGTCAGGTTCGCGCCTATAATGAACTTGAACGGGAAATCATCGAGCGCACAGTGAACCATTATCGTGGACGCATGAGCGAAGCAGCCCGTCGCCTCGGAATCGGTCGTTCAACACTTTACCGCAAGCTTGATGAATATCATGCTGAAAGTCGGAAAGAGACCGAGACATTGCGTCGGGCAAGTTGA
- a CDS encoding NfeD family protein, producing the protein MFDLLMILGAWNWVVLGFILLLLELVFPGVFFVWFGLGALLTALVSLLFYNLPWVAFWEVEVIFFLIFSVIMVLVGRNFFRRDRETDEPLLNRRTDQIIGKRVVLEEPVRDGKGHILVDDTIWRIKGPDLPEGTEVKVVAFENGVFTIEKA; encoded by the coding sequence ATGTTTGATTTATTGATGATCCTGGGAGCATGGAACTGGGTCGTGTTAGGATTTATCCTGCTCCTTCTCGAACTCGTTTTTCCGGGTGTATTTTTTGTCTGGTTCGGTCTCGGTGCTCTTTTAACGGCACTTGTTTCTCTGCTTTTTTATAACTTGCCATGGGTTGCATTCTGGGAAGTTGAAGTCATTTTTTTCCTGATATTTTCCGTTATCATGGTGTTGGTCGGTCGCAATTTTTTTCGCCGCGACCGCGAAACCGACGAGCCTTTATTAAACAGACGAACCGACCAGATCATTGGCAAAAGAGTTGTTCTTGAAGAACCCGTTCGGGATGGAAAAGGGCACATTCTCGTTGACGATACGATATGGCGCATCAAAGGGCCTGATCTTCCTGAAGGCACTGAAGTCAAAGTTGTTGCCTTCGAAAACGGTGTTTTCACAATTGAAAAGGCCTGA
- a CDS encoding RsmB/NOP family class I SAM-dependent RNA methyltransferase — protein sequence MRLGGRLQAAIEVLQDIKSRRRPAAEALKDWGLSHRFAGAGDRAAIGNIVYDALRERYLLEWRMDSDDPHDAAFGALLEDGGLSLDELARSFDGDRFAPEPLSEHSRKMWLTKNREEAPDYIRGNLPQWCVPLFQDIFGSHWLDEAVALAKRPPLDLRVNRLKAKPEKVMRELSGTGAKPVSWFDSALRIPPIEKLKRHPNVQAEPAFQKGYFEVQDLGSQIVARLAGAKAGMQVLDYCAGAGGKTLAMAADMENRGQIHCYDAEKARLAPIFERLRRSGVRNVQPHVNISELDALKGQMDIVLLDAPCTGTGTWRRRPDAKWRLTDGQLERRIAEQKTVLNATLPYLKTGGHLVYITCSLLSSENDKQIAAFLEENSQFKEIDMKNLWQQHFGKDAPKPVFPEHGLVLSPASTDTDGFFISVLEKRST from the coding sequence ATGCGACTGGGTGGGCGCCTTCAGGCGGCAATTGAAGTATTGCAGGATATCAAATCGCGTCGGCGTCCGGCTGCGGAAGCACTTAAAGATTGGGGGCTTTCGCATAGATTTGCTGGCGCGGGTGACAGGGCTGCAATCGGCAATATTGTTTATGACGCCTTGCGGGAACGTTATTTGCTTGAATGGCGTATGGATAGTGATGATCCGCATGATGCTGCTTTTGGTGCATTGTTGGAAGATGGCGGGCTTTCGCTTGATGAACTTGCGCGTAGTTTCGATGGTGACCGTTTTGCGCCGGAACCATTGAGTGAACATAGCCGCAAAATGTGGCTCACAAAAAACCGTGAAGAAGCGCCCGATTATATTCGGGGAAACCTGCCGCAATGGTGTGTTCCTCTATTTCAGGATATTTTCGGTTCCCATTGGCTTGATGAAGCTGTCGCACTGGCAAAACGTCCACCACTTGATTTACGTGTGAACCGCTTGAAGGCAAAACCCGAAAAGGTCATGCGTGAGCTTTCCGGAACAGGTGCAAAACCGGTCTCTTGGTTTGACAGCGCTTTACGCATTCCACCGATCGAGAAATTGAAACGGCACCCCAATGTACAGGCAGAGCCGGCCTTCCAAAAAGGCTATTTCGAGGTTCAGGATCTCGGATCGCAAATCGTGGCAAGACTTGCCGGAGCAAAAGCCGGTATGCAAGTGCTTGATTATTGTGCGGGCGCTGGTGGAAAAACATTGGCTATGGCGGCGGATATGGAAAACCGTGGTCAAATTCACTGTTATGACGCAGAAAAAGCCCGTCTTGCTCCAATTTTTGAACGTCTTCGCCGCTCCGGTGTTCGCAATGTTCAACCGCACGTCAATATAAGTGAACTTGACGCATTAAAAGGGCAAATGGATATTGTGCTGCTTGATGCACCTTGCACAGGTACGGGAACATGGCGCCGCCGCCCGGATGCCAAATGGCGTTTGACAGACGGTCAGCTTGAACGCCGTATTGCTGAACAGAAAACCGTTTTGAATGCAACTTTACCTTATCTCAAAACTGGCGGTCATCTCGTCTATATTACATGTTCGCTACTTTCTTCCGAAAATGACAAACAGATAGCGGCTTTTCTTGAGGAAAATTCGCAATTCAAAGAAATCGACATGAAAAATTTGTGGCAGCAACATTTCGGGAAAGACGCGCCAAAGCCGGTTTTCCCTGAACATGGGCTGGTTTTATCTCCCGCAAGTACAGATACAGACGGCTTTTTTATATCGGTTCTTGAAAAACGTTCAACATAA
- a CDS encoding 5'-methylthioadenosine/S-adenosylhomocysteine nucleosidase (Enables the cleavage of the glycosidic bond in both 5'-methylthioadenosine and S-adenosylhomocysteine), which yields MTRSSMWGEKSVLFLMATELEYGEHLKKLIKPHIIGVGPIEAAINTTKILSAMKNGNRLPDLVVSLGSSGSQKLKQTEVYQVSSVSWRDMDATVLGVEKGVTPFVDLPATVDMPTLIPDFPSASLSTGGNVVSGDGYKKIDTDMVDMETYAVLRSCQTFNVPLFGLRGISDGQKELEHAMDWRQYLHIVDEKLANALKLLDKVLGQREK from the coding sequence ATGACGAGGTCAAGCATGTGGGGTGAAAAATCGGTTCTTTTTCTGATGGCAACCGAACTGGAATATGGCGAGCACCTCAAAAAGCTCATTAAACCGCACATTATCGGCGTGGGGCCGATTGAGGCCGCCATCAATACGACAAAAATTTTGAGTGCTATGAAAAACGGGAACCGCTTGCCCGATCTTGTTGTCTCGCTCGGTTCGAGTGGCTCACAAAAGCTTAAACAAACAGAAGTTTATCAGGTATCATCTGTGAGCTGGCGCGATATGGATGCGACGGTACTTGGGGTTGAAAAGGGGGTAACGCCTTTTGTTGATCTGCCCGCGACTGTGGACATGCCGACATTGATACCCGATTTCCCGTCTGCAAGCCTATCGACCGGCGGCAATGTTGTTTCCGGTGATGGCTATAAAAAAATCGACACCGATATGGTTGATATGGAAACTTATGCAGTGTTGCGAAGCTGCCAGACATTCAATGTTCCTTTGTTCGGATTGCGAGGTATCTCCGATGGCCAAAAGGAGCTGGAACATGCAATGGATTGGCGCCAATATTTGCATATCGTTGATGAAAAACTGGCAAATGCGCTGAAGCTGCTTGATAAGGTACTAGGACAGCGGGAAAAATGA
- the guaA gene encoding glutamine-hydrolyzing GMP synthase, translating into MSTIHPDTILIIDFGSQVTQLIARRVREAGVYSEIVPFQSAAEAFKRIKPKAVILSGSPHSTVDIGSPRAPQEIFDAGIPVLGICYGEQTMCAQLGGKVEAGHEREFGRADLTVEADSALFQGIWEKGTHHQVWMSHGDRVTALPEGFKVIGTSKGAPFAAISDEKRHFYAVQFHPEVVHTLDGARLLQNFVHNIAGIKGDWSMKTYREQAISAIRRQVGKGRVICGLSGGVDSSVAAVLIHEAIGNQLTCIFVDHGLMRKNEAEEVVSMFRETYNIPLVHVDASDLFINALEGVSDPEKKRKIIGRLFIEVFEKEAKKLGGAEFLAQGTLYPDVIESVSFSGGPSVTIKSHHNVGGLPERMNMKLVEPLRELFKDEVRALGRELGLPEKFIGRHPFPGPGLAIRCPGGVTREKLNILREADAVYLDEIRKAGLYDKIWQAFAVLLPVQTVGVMGDGRTYEYVCALRAVTSVDGMTADFYRYDMDFLAKAANRIINEVRGINRVVYDITSKPPGTIEWE; encoded by the coding sequence ATGAGCACGATACATCCTGACACAATTCTAATTATAGATTTCGGTTCGCAAGTAACCCAGCTTATTGCACGCCGTGTGCGTGAAGCCGGTGTCTATTCCGAAATCGTTCCGTTCCAGTCTGCCGCAGAAGCTTTCAAGCGTATCAAGCCGAAAGCGGTTATTCTTTCCGGTTCTCCCCATTCGACAGTTGACATAGGCTCGCCCAGAGCTCCGCAAGAAATATTCGATGCGGGGATTCCTGTTCTTGGTATCTGTTATGGCGAACAGACAATGTGCGCGCAACTTGGCGGCAAAGTCGAAGCGGGGCATGAACGCGAGTTCGGGCGCGCAGATCTCACCGTTGAAGCAGATAGCGCTCTCTTTCAAGGCATATGGGAAAAAGGAACCCATCATCAGGTCTGGATGAGCCATGGCGACAGGGTTACTGCTTTGCCGGAAGGCTTCAAGGTTATCGGCACCTCGAAAGGTGCGCCTTTTGCTGCAATTTCTGACGAAAAACGCCACTTTTATGCCGTGCAATTCCATCCGGAAGTTGTCCATACCTTGGATGGCGCCCGTCTTTTACAAAATTTTGTCCACAATATCGCCGGTATCAAAGGCGATTGGTCGATGAAAACCTATCGCGAACAGGCCATTTCTGCCATTCGCCGTCAGGTGGGGAAGGGGCGCGTCATTTGTGGCCTTTCAGGCGGAGTTGATTCGTCCGTTGCGGCGGTGCTTATTCATGAAGCCATTGGCAATCAGTTGACATGCATTTTTGTCGATCATGGTTTGATGCGCAAAAATGAAGCAGAAGAGGTCGTCTCGATGTTTCGCGAGACCTATAATATTCCGCTTGTTCATGTTGATGCATCCGATCTTTTTATCAATGCGCTTGAAGGGGTGAGTGACCCCGAAAAGAAGCGCAAGATTATCGGCCGCCTGTTTATCGAAGTTTTTGAAAAAGAAGCCAAAAAGCTTGGTGGTGCGGAATTTTTAGCGCAGGGTACGCTTTATCCGGATGTGATCGAGAGTGTGTCATTCTCGGGTGGTCCCTCGGTTACCATTAAAAGCCACCACAATGTTGGCGGTTTGCCGGAACGCATGAATATGAAACTGGTTGAACCGTTACGCGAGCTTTTCAAAGATGAAGTTCGCGCGTTAGGACGTGAGCTTGGCTTGCCGGAAAAGTTTATCGGCCGTCATCCTTTCCCTGGTCCCGGCCTTGCTATTCGTTGCCCCGGTGGTGTGACCAGAGAAAAACTCAATATTCTGCGTGAGGCGGATGCGGTTTATCTTGATGAAATTCGCAAAGCCGGCCTTTATGATAAAATCTGGCAAGCTTTTGCTGTTCTTCTTCCGGTACAAACGGTGGGTGTCATGGGTGACGGGCGAACATATGAATATGTTTGCGCGTTAAGAGCTGTTACCTCGGTCGACGGAATGACAGCCGACTTTTATCGTTACGATATGGATTTTCTGGCAAAAGCTGCAAACCGCATTATTAACGAGGTGCGCGGCATCAATCGCGTCGTCTATGATATTACGTCGAAACCACCTGGAACAATCGAGTGGGAATAA
- the yegQ gene encoding tRNA 5-hydroxyuridine modification protein YegQ — protein MSKLHKTELLSPAGTLKSMRYAFAYGADAVYAGQPRYSLRVRNNEFNHEENLKIGIDEAHSEGKKFYVVVNIAPHNSKLKSFVSELKPVIDMNPDALIMSDPGLIMMVRENFPDVDIHLSVQSNAVNWATVKFWKSMGLTRVILSRELSLKEIEEIRENVPDIELEVFVHGALCMAYSGRCLLSGYINHRDANQGTCTNACRWKYGVEEGVENELGEIVKVEETVSGEIQPDLGEGPTTDKVFVLHEANRPEAEMTAFEDEHGTYIMNSKDLRAVQYVEKLINIGVNSLKIEGRTKSHYYVARTAQVYRKAIDDALAGRPFDDNLMVVLESLAHRGYTEGFLQRHKHKEYQNYATGSSLPGRQQFVGEFTGKRVNGLAEVAVKNRFELNDKVEMMTPDGNINFTIKTLKNKKNEDITVAPGDGHIVYIPIPEDVQLNYALLMRYV, from the coding sequence ATGTCAAAACTTCATAAAACCGAATTGTTAAGTCCTGCGGGCACATTGAAATCTATGCGCTACGCTTTCGCCTATGGTGCGGATGCGGTTTATGCAGGCCAGCCCCGTTACAGCTTGCGGGTGCGCAATAACGAATTCAATCATGAAGAAAATTTGAAGATAGGCATTGATGAAGCCCATTCCGAGGGCAAAAAATTCTATGTTGTCGTCAACATTGCCCCCCACAACAGCAAGCTTAAAAGCTTTGTGAGCGAATTAAAACCTGTTATCGACATGAATCCCGATGCTCTCATCATGTCCGATCCCGGATTGATTATGATGGTGCGGGAAAATTTTCCCGATGTTGATATTCACCTTTCGGTGCAATCAAATGCGGTCAATTGGGCAACCGTTAAGTTCTGGAAAAGCATGGGATTGACACGTGTCATTCTCTCAAGGGAATTGTCACTGAAGGAGATTGAAGAAATCCGTGAAAATGTTCCCGACATCGAATTGGAAGTCTTTGTTCATGGTGCGTTATGCATGGCCTATTCGGGGCGTTGCCTTCTTTCTGGCTATATCAACCACCGCGACGCCAATCAGGGAACATGTACGAATGCCTGCCGCTGGAAATATGGTGTCGAAGAAGGCGTCGAGAATGAACTGGGCGAGATTGTCAAAGTTGAAGAGACAGTAAGCGGGGAAATTCAGCCCGATCTTGGCGAAGGGCCAACCACCGACAAGGTATTTGTGCTTCATGAAGCAAATCGGCCGGAAGCCGAAATGACCGCGTTTGAAGACGAACATGGTACATATATCATGAATTCGAAAGACCTTCGCGCTGTCCAATATGTCGAAAAACTTATCAACATCGGTGTCAATTCTTTAAAAATTGAGGGTCGCACGAAATCGCATTATTATGTTGCCCGCACTGCACAGGTTTATCGCAAGGCGATTGATGATGCTCTGGCCGGCCGTCCCTTTGACGACAATTTGATGGTGGTTCTGGAATCCCTTGCCCACCGTGGTTATACCGAAGGCTTTTTGCAACGCCATAAACATAAAGAATACCAGAATTATGCAACCGGCTCCTCGCTTCCCGGCCGCCAGCAATTTGTTGGCGAATTTACCGGAAAACGCGTGAACGGGCTTGCGGAAGTCGCTGTTAAAAACCGCTTTGAATTGAATGACAAAGTGGAAATGATGACGCCGGATGGCAATATCAATTTTACAATAAAAACGCTGAAAAATAAAAAGAACGAAGACATTACTGTAGCACCCGGTGATGGACATATTGTCTACATTCCCATCCCCGAAGATGTTCAATTGAATTATGCTTTATTGATGCGGTATGTTTGA